Genomic DNA from Brenneria izadpanahii:
CTTTACGCCAGCCGTCCCGCTAAATCCTGATATTCATAACGGCGGGCGCGGCGCGCTGTTTTCCTTCCGCAAAACCTTGCCTCTGTAGTCAAGTCGCTCTCTATTCATCATGCTCGCGCCAGCGGGGATCTTAAACCGCGCAGCGCCGTGCAATGGCGCGATCGCCGCTTGCGCGCGAATCGGGTGAGTGACGAGATTAATCGCTTTATTTGTTTTGTATATGTAAAACATATAAAACAAAAGTGAATAGATGGAGTGAAATGGGTTGAGATATTTAATGGAAAGAGTTACATATAACCCAAAGAACAGTAGTAATTTGTGATCGTGTTGACATTAATTGTCCATATAGTGGCCTATATCAGCTATGGGTAGATAGTGATGCTCAATATAAGTCGTTACATCGTTTTTTTATCTAGAAATGGTGGAGCGCTCAGGCTACCATGATAAAATGTTATTTATTTGTGAATTCTAAGTAAAACATACCCTGAGGGAAAACCGTCGTGAATAGTCTCCAACTTTCGGTAGTGCATCGTTTGCCGCAAAGTTATCGTTGGTTATCGGGTTTTGCAGGTATAAACGTTGAGCCCATTCCGCTAAGTGGCAGAGATGAAGACAATAACCTGATTGGCTTGAAATTATTGAGCCATGATGGCGATGATGCATGGAAGGTTATGCGTCACCTGAATCAGTCCCTGAATGAAATTCAGGTCGAGAGTTCCGTGTTGGAATGGGAAGGCGAGCCTTGCCTGTTTTTACACCGGAATGATGAAAGCACCGCCATGTGCCGTTTGAAAAATATCGGCGTGGCGATTGCCGAGCCCGTGTCCGCGCAATATCCGTTTTAAGCAGCAATATCACTCCTGACGTTGCTGCGCTTTCTGATATCCGTCGATGACTGATTGACGCTTCATCAATAAAATTCAGCGTGCGTTTAATCCAGCCTTAAGATGACAACTGCAGCAGTTCGCGCGTGTAGTCTTGCGCGGGATGAGTAAATACTTCCCGGCAATCCCCTTGCTCCACGACTTCGCCTTGCTTTAACACGATCACCTGATGACATAATGCCCGCACGACCTGAAGGTCGTGGCTGATAAACAAATAAGCCAACTGGCGTTTTTGCTGCAGCGATTTCAGCAAGGCCAGGATCTGAGCCTGAACGGTTCGGTCCAAGGACGAAGTCGGCTCGTCAAGGATGAGCAGCTCGGGTTGCAGAATAAGCGCCCTGGCGATGGCGATACGCTGGCGCTGTCCTCCTGAAAATTCGGAAGGGTAGCGATGGCGAGTCGATGGATCCAGGCCAACTTCCCGCATCGCTTCAATTACGCGTTGCTCCCGCTCTTGATTGCTCAACTTCTGATGTACGGTCAGCCCTTCCGAAATAATTTGCTCGGCATTCAGCCGCGGGTTCAAGGCTGAGTTGGGATCTTGAAATACAACCTGAATCCGGCGGCGGAAGGGCAACATCTGCTTGCGGGTAAATTCATGCAATGGCTGATTATCGAACCAAATTTTCCCGCGTGAACGCAGTAAACGCAACAGCGCCAGTCCAGTGGTGCTTTTCCCCGAACCGGACTCGCCGACCAGACCGATGCTTTCACCGCGACGCAGGGTGAAGCTGATGTCTTTGATAACCTGCTTTTCATCGACGATGCGTTGCAGCAGTCCGCGTTTGACAGGGAAGGACACCTGCAATTGTTCAACGCGTAAAATCGGATGGATATCGCTGGTGAGCGGTTCCGGCTCGCCAGCGGGGTCGGCGTCCAGAAGCTGACGGGTATAAGGGTGTTGCGGAGCGGAGAACAATCTATCGCAGGCGTTATATTCCACACGCTGACCAGATTTCATCACTGCAACGTTATCGGCCAAGCGGCGAACAATATTCAGGTTGTGGGTAATGAACAGCAGGCTCATGCCCAGTTCCTGTTTCAGCTCATCCAGCAGCGCCAATATTTGCGCCTGTACGGTAACATCCAGCGCGGTGGTGGGCTCATCGGCGATCAGCAGGTCGGGCTGCGTCAGCAGCGCCATGGCAATCATCACCCGCTGGCGTTCCCCGCCGGAAAGCTGGTGGGGGAAATCACCCAGCCGGCTTTTTGCCTGCCGGATGCCGACGCGATCCAGGCAGGTGACCACCTCGCTGCGGGCGGCGTCATTGCGCATGCCGCGATGCAGCGCGAGCACTTCGATTAGCTGTTTTTCGATGCTTTGCAACGGATTGAGCGAAACCATCGGCTCCTGAAAGATCATGGCGATGCGATCGCCGCGGATCTGGCGTAGCGTTTTTTCATCCGCATGCAGCAGCGACTGACCGGCAAAGATGATATCGCCTTGTTGATAGACCACGGGAGGCGAAGGCAGCAACCGCAGGATGGAGAGGGCGGTCACGCTTTTCCCTGAACCCGATTCTCCCACCAACGCCAGCGTTTCGCCGGCATTGACCGTAAGCGAGATCTGGTCGACGACTCGCTGCTCGCGCTCTCCGCTGCGAAAGGCGACGCTAAGGTTTTCAATCTGTAATAACGGTGAAGTAGCCATATTAATGCGCCTTGCTGGGGTCAAAGGCGTCGCGCACCGCTTCGCCGATAAAAATGAGTAAAGACAGCACGATAGACAGCACCATAAATACGGTGATCCCCAACCAGGGGGCCTGGAGGTTATTTTTCCCCTCCAGCAATAATGTACCTAATGAAGGGGAACCCATCGGCAAACCAAATCCCAGGAAGTCCAGCGAGGTTAGCGTGGTGATCGAACCGCACAGAATAAACGGCAGGTAGGTCAAGGTGGCGACCATCGCATTTGGCAGCATGCAGCGATACATGATGACCCGATCGCTGACGCCCATCGCCTGCGCGGCGCGGATATAGTCGAAATTCCGTGTACGGAGAAACTCCGCCCGCACGACCCCCACCAGACTCATCCAGCCGAATAGCACCGTAATGCCCAACAGCCACCAGAAATCGGGCTGAATCACGCTGGAAAGCAGAATAATCAGAAACAAGGTCGGCATACCGGACCAGACTTCAATAAAGCGCTGACCCCACAAATCCAGCCGGCCGCCGTAATATCCCTGCGTGGCGCCGACGGTAATGCCGATCAGACTGGAAAGTATGGTCAGCGCCAGACCGAACAATAACGAGATGCGGAATCCGTACAACACCTGAGCAACCACATCTTTCCCCTGACTGTCGGTTCCCAGCAGGTTTTGCCGCGATGGCGGGGAAGGGAAAGAGACGGTCGTGGCGTAGTTAATCGTGTCATAGCTGTAGCGGATCAACGGCCATAATGCCCAGCCGTGATTCGCGATACGTTGAGCGATATAGGGATCGCGAAAGTCTGTCGTGGTGTCAAACTGGCCGCCGAACGTCGTTTCGCTGTAGTTGACGATAAAGGGCGTATAGATCTGGCCGTCGTACTTCACTAACAGCGGCTTATCGTTGGCAATCAGTTCTGAGAACAGGGAGACGATAAACAGCGCAAGAAAAATCCACAGCGACCAGTATCCACGACGGTTGCTTTTAAAACGCGCCCAGCGCGCCTGATTCATGGGGCTCAGTCGGCTCATTGGCGTCCCTCGAAATCAATACGCGGGTCAACCAGCGTATAGGTCATATCGCTGATGATATTCAGCAACAGGCCGATCAGCGTAAAAATATAGAGCGTACCGAACATCACCGGGTAATCGCGTTGCAGCGTGGCGTCGTAGCCCAACAGTCCCAGACCGTTTAATGAAAACATCACTTCGATTAACAGCGAGCCGGTAAAAAACATGCTGATAAAGGTGGCGGGGAAACCGGCAATCACCAGCAGCATCGCGTTGCGGAATACGTGACGGTAGAGAATGCTTTTTTCATCCAGCCCTTTGGCTCTCGCCGTCACCACATATTGCTTACGGATTTCATCCATAAATGAGTTTTTGGTCAGCATGGTCAGCGTGGCAAAACCGCCAATCACGGTAGCGAAAACCGGTAAGGCGATGTGCCATAGATAATCGGTGACTTTGCCGTACCAGGGCAGCGTATCGAAATTGCTGGAGACCAGCCCGCGCAGCGGGAACCAGTCCAGATAGCTGCCGCCGGCGAACAAAACGATCAGCAGGATAGCGAACAGGAACGCGGGAATGGCGTAACCGATGATAATCAGCGTGCTGCTCCAGGTATCAAAGGCTGTGCCGTTTTTGACCGCTTTTTTGATTCCCAGCGGGATGGAAACCAAATAGATAATCAAGGTGCTCCACAGTCCAAGCGTAATGGAAACCGGCATACTCTCTTTGATCAACTGTATTACGGAAGAGCCCCGGAACAGGCTATCGCCGAAGTCGAAACGCAGGTAGTCCCACAAGAGTTTGAAGTAACGTTCGTGAATCGGTTTATCAAAACCGTAGCGTTTGGTGATTTCTTCGATTACCTCGGGATCCAGACCGCGGGCGCCGCGATAGGTATTCTCGATATTGGGGGCGCCCGAACCGCCCGTCCGGGCCATGCCTGCGTCGATGCCGCTGCCGCCGGGAAAACCGCTGCCATGACCCATTTCAATGTTGGCGATCGCTTGATCGACCGGCCCGCCCGGCGCGATTTGCACGATAAAGAAGTTGATGGTGATAATCGCCCACAGCGTCGGGATCACCAGTAAAAGGCGGCGTAATAGATAAGTTCCCACGTTGACTCCTTAACTTAACGTCGCTCTGCCGGCAGCGTAGCCGCCTGTTTAACATCGTACCACCAGCCGTCAAAGCCTAATGAATAAGCCGGGCGAATCGCAGGCATGGCGAACTTATTCCAGTAGGCGAAACGGTCATGATTGGAATACCACATCGGGATCATTAACTGATTCCAGGTCAGTACCCGGTCCAGCGCTCTTCCTAACGACAATAGCGGCGCTTCCTGTCCAAGATGCCGGGTAATTTCGTCAACCAGCGAATCAATCGCCGGATCCTGTACGCCGGATGTGTTGTAGGTGGAGTCGATATATTGCGAGTGCCAATACATTTGCAGGCTGTCATTCGGATAGAGAAAGGCAGGGTACAGCGTCGCCGTCATATCAAAGTCGCGTTTGCGCAGGCGGCTGTTAAACTGGGTGCTGTCGATGTTTCGTATGTTCATCGTGATGCCGAGCTTTTTCAGGTTTTGCTGAAAAGGCAGCGCGTACTGCGAATTGCCCGCGGTAGGCAACAAGAGTTCGAACGTAAACGGCTTACCCGTTTGACGATTGACCAAGCGCTGATTTTTCAATTCCCATCCGGCCTGTTCCAGCAGTTTCAGCGCCTTCAGCCAGTTTTCCCGATCGTAACCGCTGCCGTCGGAAGCGGGCGGTTGGTAGCTGGGGCCGAATACTTCCGGCGGCACTTTGTCCTTCAGCGGCGTCAGCCAGGCCAGTTCTGCCGCGCTAGGCTCTCCTTTTGCGGCATAGATCGTATTCTGAAAATAGCTATCGACGCGCTGATAGGCGTTGTAATATAGCGCCTTATTCATCCAGTTAAAATCAAACGCCAGCGTCAGCGCCTGCCGAACCCGCCGGTCGCTAAAGATCGGCCGTTGAGTATTAAAAGCCAGCCAACGGGTATCTTGCGCGGACTGATTTGTCTGATCCTGCTTGATGATATAACCACGGTCAAAATTACCGCCCTGGTATTGCGTCGCCCAATGTTTCGGCGAGCCTTCAACTTGCAGATCAAATGCACCCGCTTTAAACGCCTCCAGCGCGACGCTGTCATCCAGATAGTAGTCATAGCGGATTTGATCGAAATTATACTGTCCCTTATTTACCGGCAGGTCGGCGGCCCAGTAATCTTTAACCCGTGAATAGGTGACATACTGCCCTGTACGATACGCGGTAATGCGATAAGGGCCGCTGGCGGGCGGCGGATAGGGCAGAGGTTCATTTAATTTCTGATTTTTCCAGAATTTCTCCGGCATGATGGGCAGCGTCAGCAGGCTGAACATGCGGTTTTTATCCGGCGTGGGGAAGTCAAAACGGACCGTAAGCGGCGCCACGGCTTTTGCGGTAACGCCTTTAAAATAGATGCGAAACTGCGGCACGCCCTGCGTCATAAACATGTTATAGGTGAATGCTACGTCGGTCGCGGTAATCGGCGTGCCGTCATGAAAACGCGCTCGGGGATTCAGATCGATTTCTATCCAGTGAAAATCAGCGTCATGGCGGGTGGATTGGGCCACTAACGGATAGTAGCTGCCCGGCTCATCGTCAGAGGTGACGAACAGGGAATCATAAAGCCGCTCGGTCCGGGCTGCCGCCACGCCGCGCAAAGCAAAACGGTTAAAGTTATCGAATGTCCCGAGAGCGCTTAGCGTAATACTGCCGCCTTTCGGGGCATCGGGGTTCACATAGTCGAAATGATGGAAATCCGCATGGTATTTAGGTTCCCCTAAAACAGCGAAAGAGGCGCTATGTTCGATGGTTTCTGCATACAATCCCAGCGGCATGATGGAAAACAATACAGCAGTAATAACGCGTTTTAACATCTTGACGGCATTCTCCCGCAGTCTGACTGGCTTTTGCATGATGGCTGATTTTTACAGCATAAAGTTTTTGAAATTATTAGCATTACATTGATTAGCCCTAGTTTTCTCTTTTTACCATGAAATAGGCCGATTAACCTACCATAATCACCTTATTCCCAAGAGTCATCCCAGGGGCCGTAACATATTGTTAGTAATCTTTTTTAACACAGTTGGCGGCAAGGCTGCGAATCACGCCATAAAAAAACGCCGCTTATTACTAAGCAGCGTTTTTTTATCTCGTTTGGCATTTACCTTCGCATATCAAGGAAAGGGTGCTGAATTAGCTGTTGGTCCCTTTATCCAGCACTCGGCGGGCCTCGTGATAGCGTTTTTTCCAATAGGCTTCGTCCAGATTGGAAATCATGACGCCGCTGCTGGTCGAGGCGTGAACAAACTGGTTATTGCCGAGATAAATGCCGACATGGCGCCCGGTTGAACCCGCGCGGAACATAACAAGGTCGCCCGGACGCAGTTTAGCGCGCTGAATTTTTTGTCCGACTTCCTGTTGTTCATAGGTTGAGCGGGGCAAATCCATACCGAACTGTTCACGGAAAGTCCGGCGAACAAATGCGGAACAATCAATACCGCCTTTGCTGTCGCCGCCTAAACGGTAACGAACGCCTTTCCAGCTGGCATATTGGCTAAGTAATTTGGATTTGATATCCACATTACGCACTAATGCTTCAAATTCATCCTGAGAGGCTTGCAGTAAAAGGCCATCTTTATCGTTAACTGCATGCATCTCAGTTTGTGGGTTTTGGTGATTAGATACATTGTTACTACTACATGCGGAAAGCGTTAACGCTATCGCAACAGCAGGCAACGCCCGCCAGATATATCTCAGAATCGGTTGAGATTTGACCATTGTTGTTATGTTTCCTTGAAGTCCTTAACGATAAATATCGTTATAAATGCCAAACGACAAAACGAGATCCAGCCTAAAACAGAGCTCGCGCTTCTCCAAACACGGGGTAATGGAAATGTGTTGGAATGCACAATTATTTTCTTTTGCCCTAGCCTAAAGAGAGACAAAAAGCAAACTTTAGTGAGACTACCGTATAGATAAACAGATTGCGAGTAGTTTTAACTATTTTATTTATAAGATTTAATGATGTGGTTAGTGAAAAAACGGCGATGTAAAAAATCTTAACCGGAAGGCGTTTTCCTTAAAAAAATGTGTCAGAAAAGAGAGCGGAGTCTGACGCGCGGATACGAATACTTTGATAATAAGGAAAATCACTCGCGGAATAGCGCCGACCGCGACAGCGGCCGGCAAGAAATCGGCGCGGCAGTCAATGTTATGACGGCTTTTGCCCTGATTGGCGCCGATTGGGTAAATAGCGATGCAGCACATTAATTAATGCGTCGCTGGCGGGCGTGAGCAGCAACCAGCTCAATCCAACCAGGACGACCGATAGCGAACCCACCGCAATGTCGGTAAACCAGTGAGCGCCGATCATGAGGCGCGGCAGTGAAAAAATAATTACGATCGCCACGCTCGCGGCGAATGCGGCGCGGGTGAAGTAGCGCAGCATAAAGGCGGCGAATACCATCAGCATCATGCCGTGATCGCCAGGAAAACTGTCTTTAGAGGCATCTTTCGCCGGAATGCCTGTCAAGTCGCTAACCCGGTTAATATCATGAAAGTAGAGCGTCGGGCTGGCATGTTGGACCGGCAGCAAATGACCCAGTTGATTCAGTACCAGGGCGCTGAACAGCATAACGATACCGATAATCACCAAACGCCGCCGTCCGGACTGTGTCGCTTTTAGATAAAACGACAGATATAGCAACCCCATCGCAATCAGCGCGCAAGCATCAAACGCCCGGAGGTTGGTTATCGCCACCAGCTTTAGAAACGCCGGGCTTTGGGCTAGCAGGCGATTAAAATAGAAGAAGATATGGCTGTCTATGCTAAACCAAAAGCCGTGGTCTGGCGGTAAATACCAGGACAAAAAAAGCCCAATACCTAATATATTGAGCAGTAAAATAGTGAAATTATTACGCCG
This window encodes:
- the yejF gene encoding microcin C ABC transporter ATP-binding protein YejF; amino-acid sequence: MATSPLLQIENLSVAFRSGEREQRVVDQISLTVNAGETLALVGESGSGKSVTALSILRLLPSPPVVYQQGDIIFAGQSLLHADEKTLRQIRGDRIAMIFQEPMVSLNPLQSIEKQLIEVLALHRGMRNDAARSEVVTCLDRVGIRQAKSRLGDFPHQLSGGERQRVMIAMALLTQPDLLIADEPTTALDVTVQAQILALLDELKQELGMSLLFITHNLNIVRRLADNVAVMKSGQRVEYNACDRLFSAPQHPYTRQLLDADPAGEPEPLTSDIHPILRVEQLQVSFPVKRGLLQRIVDEKQVIKDISFTLRRGESIGLVGESGSGKSTTGLALLRLLRSRGKIWFDNQPLHEFTRKQMLPFRRRIQVVFQDPNSALNPRLNAEQIISEGLTVHQKLSNQEREQRVIEAMREVGLDPSTRHRYPSEFSGGQRQRIAIARALILQPELLILDEPTSSLDRTVQAQILALLKSLQQKRQLAYLFISHDLQVVRALCHQVIVLKQGEVVEQGDCREVFTHPAQDYTRELLQLSS
- the mepS gene encoding bifunctional murein DD-endopeptidase/murein LD-carboxypeptidase — translated: MVKSQPILRYIWRALPAVAIALTLSACSSNNVSNHQNPQTEMHAVNDKDGLLLQASQDEFEALVRNVDIKSKLLSQYASWKGVRYRLGGDSKGGIDCSAFVRRTFREQFGMDLPRSTYEQQEVGQKIQRAKLRPGDLVMFRAGSTGRHVGIYLGNNQFVHASTSSGVMISNLDEAYWKKRYHEARRVLDKGTNS
- a CDS encoding microcin C ABC transporter permease YejB, producing MGTYLLRRLLLVIPTLWAIITINFFIVQIAPGGPVDQAIANIEMGHGSGFPGGSGIDAGMARTGGSGAPNIENTYRGARGLDPEVIEEITKRYGFDKPIHERYFKLLWDYLRFDFGDSLFRGSSVIQLIKESMPVSITLGLWSTLIIYLVSIPLGIKKAVKNGTAFDTWSSTLIIIGYAIPAFLFAILLIVLFAGGSYLDWFPLRGLVSSNFDTLPWYGKVTDYLWHIALPVFATVIGGFATLTMLTKNSFMDEIRKQYVVTARAKGLDEKSILYRHVFRNAMLLVIAGFPATFISMFFTGSLLIEVMFSLNGLGLLGYDATLQRDYPVMFGTLYIFTLIGLLLNIISDMTYTLVDPRIDFEGRQ
- a CDS encoding phosphatase PAP2 family protein, translating into MSRRNNFTILLLNILGIGLFLSWYLPPDHGFWFSIDSHIFFYFNRLLAQSPAFLKLVAITNLRAFDACALIAMGLLYLSFYLKATQSGRRRLVIIGIVMLFSALVLNQLGHLLPVQHASPTLYFHDINRVSDLTGIPAKDASKDSFPGDHGMMLMVFAAFMLRYFTRAAFAASVAIVIIFSLPRLMIGAHWFTDIAVGSLSVVLVGLSWLLLTPASDALINVLHRYLPNRRQSGQKPS
- a CDS encoding ABC transporter permease — translated: MSRLSPMNQARWARFKSNRRGYWSLWIFLALFIVSLFSELIANDKPLLVKYDGQIYTPFIVNYSETTFGGQFDTTTDFRDPYIAQRIANHGWALWPLIRYSYDTINYATTVSFPSPPSRQNLLGTDSQGKDVVAQVLYGFRISLLFGLALTILSSLIGITVGATQGYYGGRLDLWGQRFIEVWSGMPTLFLIILLSSVIQPDFWWLLGITVLFGWMSLVGVVRAEFLRTRNFDYIRAAQAMGVSDRVIMYRCMLPNAMVATLTYLPFILCGSITTLTSLDFLGFGLPMGSPSLGTLLLEGKNNLQAPWLGITVFMVLSIVLSLLIFIGEAVRDAFDPSKAH
- a CDS encoding extracellular solute-binding protein codes for the protein MLKRVITAVLFSIMPLGLYAETIEHSASFAVLGEPKYHADFHHFDYVNPDAPKGGSITLSALGTFDNFNRFALRGVAAARTERLYDSLFVTSDDEPGSYYPLVAQSTRHDADFHWIEIDLNPRARFHDGTPITATDVAFTYNMFMTQGVPQFRIYFKGVTAKAVAPLTVRFDFPTPDKNRMFSLLTLPIMPEKFWKNQKLNEPLPYPPPASGPYRITAYRTGQYVTYSRVKDYWAADLPVNKGQYNFDQIRYDYYLDDSVALEAFKAGAFDLQVEGSPKHWATQYQGGNFDRGYIIKQDQTNQSAQDTRWLAFNTQRPIFSDRRVRQALTLAFDFNWMNKALYYNAYQRVDSYFQNTIYAAKGEPSAAELAWLTPLKDKVPPEVFGPSYQPPASDGSGYDRENWLKALKLLEQAGWELKNQRLVNRQTGKPFTFELLLPTAGNSQYALPFQQNLKKLGITMNIRNIDSTQFNSRLRKRDFDMTATLYPAFLYPNDSLQMYWHSQYIDSTYNTSGVQDPAIDSLVDEITRHLGQEAPLLSLGRALDRVLTWNQLMIPMWYSNHDRFAYWNKFAMPAIRPAYSLGFDGWWYDVKQAATLPAERR
- a CDS encoding YejG family protein, encoding MNSLQLSVVHRLPQSYRWLSGFAGINVEPIPLSGRDEDNNLIGLKLLSHDGDDAWKVMRHLNQSLNEIQVESSVLEWEGEPCLFLHRNDESTAMCRLKNIGVAIAEPVSAQYPF